Below is a window of Desulfosoma sp. DNA.
AGTTCATTAATTTCGGATTTGAAATCGAGAATCCGGTATCACCCGCTGAGCTCGGACGTGGTTCCGACCCACGGCGCCTTGGTGTGGGACTCTCCGGGTTCAAACTGAGAAAACTTGCGGAGACGGTGAAATGAGTGTCTTGCTAAGTTTCGTAATCCCGGTCAAAGACGAGGAAAGCAGCCTCAAAGAACTCGCAGACCGGATCTTTGATGCCGTCCGGTCGTGCGGACCAGCATACCGTTCGGAACTGATCTTCGTTGACGACGGCAGCACGGACCGTAGCTGGGAGGTGATCCGGTCTATTTCCGGGCGCTATCCTGAGGCGGTGAAGGCGATCCGTTTCCGGCGCAATCTCGGCAAAGCGTTCGCATTGGAGGCGGGATTCCGGAAGTGTGATGGCGATGTCGTTTTCACGATGGATGCGGATCTGCAGGACGACCCCAAGGAAATTCCTCGTTTCCTCAAAAAACTCGAGGAAGGCTATGATCTAGTCTCCGGGTGGAAGAAAATCCGTCACGATCCTTTGTCGAAAACTCTGCCCTCCCGAGTGTTCAATGGTGTCATGGCGTGGGTCAGCGGGGTGAAGTTGCACGACTTCAATTGCGGCTTCAAGTGCTACCGCCGGGAGGTTGTGAACAACCTCCATCTTTACGGGGAGTTGCATCGATTCATCCCAGTGCTCGTCGCGGATCTCGGCTATCGCGTCGGTGAAATCGAGGTCGAACACCATCCACGGCTGTACGGCCGATCCAAGTATGGATGGGAGCGCTACATCCGGGGCTTCATTGATATGCTGACGGTGTTTGCAACCACGCGATGGATGGTCAAGCCTGGGCATCTGTTCGGAGGTGTCGGCATGGTGCTAGGCCTGATCGGTGGTCTCAGTTTGATATATCTCTTCATGGTGTGGCTATTTGGATCGCAGCCGATTGGAAAGCGTCCTTTGCTGGCCTTTGGTGTTCTCATGTCGCTCGCCTCCCTGCAAATGATCTCGCTGGGCGTGGTTGCCGAATTCCACATTAAGAGCTTTTCGATTGATCTGGATCGCTATGTGTCTGAACGGGTTGAAACACACCATCCATCAACAGGCTGTGCGACCACACAGGGAACAAAATGAGAATTGAAAACGGTGTAATTGTAGGAAGCAACGGGAAGTACGAGATCGGCAATCCTATTGCGCGGTATTTGATCTCCCGTTTTGATCGGGCGGTGCTGGAGAGTATCCGCGAATCATCACCGTCCTCGGTCCTCGAGGTCGGATGCGGTGAGGGGCATGTCACTGACCTGATCCTCAAGAGTGGTGTTTCGAGGTTGCTGGCCACCGATATTTCGGTGTCTTTGATCAAGGAAAACAGCATGCGATCGAACGATCCTCGGGTAACGTTCAAGGTGGCCGATCTCATGTCGCTGTCGGTCGAAGAACGATACGATCTCGTCGTATGCTGCGAGGTGCTCGAACATGTCGAGGATCCAGACCGCGCCCTGGATATCCTGCATGCGCTCGATGCCCGGGAGTACGTATTGAGCGTTCCGAGAGAGCCGATCTGGAGAATACTGAACATTTGCAGGGGGGCCTACCTCCGGGACCTCGGGAATAGTCCGGGGCACATCCATCACTTCTCGAGGCGTGCGTTCGTGAAGTTCGTTGAGCGTAGGTTCGTCGTGCAGTCCATCCGTTCCCCGGTGCCGTGGACGGTGCTCAGATGCCGCCCAAAGTGAACGCGTGTTCTTCCATGTTAGGAAGAACACGCAACCCGATCCTTTCTGCTGTCGGCTCCGCAAATTAGATGGCCTCGGCGTGACGGTGGTATGATCATTCCTGCGTTGTGACGTTGTTTCGGAGGCGGTCTCTGGTAGCATGGGTGAAACGCCACCAGAAAGAACCGGCAACTTTTCCCTAAAACTCCGCTGCGTGGACGATAATGCTTTGTCAGACCGCCCCCCGAACCAAACAGTTTTGGGACTGTCAAGGTGCGTGCTACATTGGGGGGAGGCACTCTCTTGGCTGTTGCAGGGGTTATTTTAGTCGTTTTTCGCCTGCGTGAATACGGCCCGGGAATTGATCTCGCCTGTTTCAGCGGACAGGTTATTCCAGGGCTGACTGTCTTAGTCTGCATATATAGTTTGTCCAACTTTATGCTCGCCTTTGCGTGGCGGCATCTCCTCTATGTGCGTGGAATCCATGCAACAGGCCAGTGGGCAGTCAGGGCTTTCGGTGTTTTCCAGCTCGCCAAATATGTCCCTGGAAACATCTTTCGCCTGGCGGGAAGGCAGGCGATGGAAATGCCAGACGCGATAAACGGTTGGGCGCTCGCCAGATCCACGATATGGGATCTTGGCTTGCTCGTTCTGGCCGGATCGAAATTCGGGGTTTTGGCCCTTCCTTTGATCGAACCCTCCTTTCAAGGGTCATGGGCCATGGGGGTTTTTGCCATCGTCGTCGGCACGGTCGGCCTGGGAATCGGGCGTTTTGTCGGAGCACCACCCCCGCGAGCATTCATCTTGTACGTCCGTTTCCTCCTCGTTTCATGCCTGCTTTTTGTCGCGCTTAAGGGGATCTTGACCCACGCGTGTGGCAGCCTTTGGGGCGCCCGCAGCGGTCGGGGTGCGGGAGATGGTCCTGATGTTCCTGTTAAAGGGCGTCGTGACAGAGGCGGATTTAGTTCTTGCCGTGGTTCTTGGCCGGGCAGTCATAACAGGCGAGAACGCCTTGTTTGGCGCGATGGCAACCTTATTCAATCCCAGACGATAGCGAACTGATACCGCTTGGGGAAACGGCCTGACTTTATTGGCATATTGATTGCGTCAACTCAATAAAGATTAATGGTCACGTAAAAAAATGACAACAGTATCTGTTTGTGAGCATTTTCAGGCAAGCAACACAGCCATAGGACAAAAGAACCATATTCCAGGAGGGCCACATGAAAAAAAGCATATTCACCATGTTCCAACGTGCCTTGGTCCTGAGCATACTCACCGTGGGAATTCACGCAGCATCGATAAATGCCCAGGAGATAGAAGATATTGCCGAATCCATCTCGCGGGCAGGCGCACGGTGGCAGGCTCGAGAAAACTCCATTTCCCGCCTGCACCCAGAGTCACGCCGAATGCTTTTGGGCGCGATACCGGAGACGGCCGGGCCCCTAGACGAGGAGCCTCTGACAGCGGCCCCAACCACAGCCCTTCCCCCGCAGTTTGACTGGCAGAATTACAATGGAGGGGATTACGTCACCGGCATCAGGAATCAAGGATTGTGCGGGTCATGCTGGGCCTTTGCCACGACCGCGGCCCTGGAATCCCAGGTTCTCATCAGCCAAAAACTGCCCGGCAAGGAGCTGGATCTTTCGGAACAGATCCTTATTTCCTGCTCCAATGCGGGCGATTGCTCGGGTGGATATGTGAGTCTAGCGTCCGATTTTTTGACGAATCCCGGAACGGCAAAAGAGGCGTGCTACCCCTACACTGCAACCAACGGCACATGTAGCAATGCCTGTGAGTTGTGGACCCACAGCGCTTATCACTTTTTAGATTGGGGATATACCAACAGCGGCGACTACGCTACCGTCTCGGAGATCAAAAACGGCATATATTTTTACGGCCCCTTGGTGGTCAGCATGGCGGTATATACTGATTTTTATTACTATGGTTCCGGTGTTTACTCCTATGTCTGGGGTTTCTTTGAAGGATATCACGCCATCCTGGTCATCGGATGGGACGATTCTCAAAGTGCTTTCATCTGCAAAAACAGCTGGGGCACCGACTGGGGAGAAAACGGGTACTTCAGGATCGCTTACAGTGAGCTCGTCTCACCGGTTCGTTTTGGATACTATACATACCATTACAAAGGCGCATCCGGCCCGCAGACAGTAGCGGAAGCGGTGGTTGTGATATCCGGGAACTTTGACGCAGATGCGGCTGAGGAGTTCGCCGTTGCCCAAAAGCTGATGGACTCCACGGTACTGATCACTTGGTACGATGACTCAACTCACGGCGGAGCACAGCTGGCCCAGACCACCACCGGTGGGGTGCGAGAAATGGCCTTTGCAGCGGGACGGTTCGATTCCGATCTGCAAGACGAACTAGCCATGGCATGCGTGCAGGCGGACGGTACCCTAGCCGTGATTCTTTTCGACTCCGACGGAAGGAGGATCGCAAAGGCAGTGGGCGGCGTTTGCTTCGATGTGAGCATTGCGACGGGACAATTCGACGGTGACGCTTTTGACGAGTTCGTGGTGAGCTTGCGCCAGTCGAATGGAACCCTTGCCGCCATCACCTTTGATCAAGACGGCAGGCGGCTGGGAAAAAGCGTGGGGGGCGCGTGTTCGGCCCCCAAGATCGCTTCGGGCAACTTCGATTCCGACGCTTCGGATGACGAATACGTGGTCGCTCTTCGCCAGTCCGACGGAACGCTCGCGGCCATCAGCTTTCAGGGAGACGGAACCCGGATCGGAAAAGGTGTGGGCGGCCGCTGTTCCGAAGTGTCCGTGGCGGCGGGGAACTTTCGCTCCGAGAACGACCCCAAACAAGAATACGTGGTATCGCTGCTTCAGTCCGACGGAACGCTTGCGGCCATCACCTTTTATGCGAGCGGAGAGAGGATCGCAAAAGGTGTGGGTGGCGTGTGCTCCCATCCCCAGGTGACTTCGGGAACCTTTGCGGGCACCACCCCCCTGGACGGCTATGCGGTGGCGCTCTTGCAGTGCGATGCCACACCTGCGGTGATTTTCTACGATGGTGAGGGCCATCGACTGGGTAAAGGTATGCAGTCTATGGTGGCGGCAAATGCTTCCGCAACAATGGCTGACGTGGATCGCGACGGCTACGACGAGGGTATCCTAGCATGGGTCGATGACTTTGGTCTCGCCCATTGGGCCGTTTTCGATGAAAACGGCTCTCTGATCATGACCGCCCCATAAAGAGGTTAGGCGAGGATTGGGGGCCAAGAGAGAACCATCCAGGGGCGGGCTGCAACCCGCCCCGCTCCATTCACCGCGAAGCTTCGATTGCCGATCGAAAAAGCAAGTACTTTGCCATCTCAGGAAATGTTACCGCTGTTACCAAAGGGTCCGTGAGAGATGCTCGTAGGGGTCTTCCCCTTTTGTTTTCTGACAAAAGTTCAGAGAAAAGGCGACCACCTGACCCAAGCCCCGGTCGGTTGTGTCGGGGCGTTTCATGAGCCTTGTCTTGATCATAAGTTTCATCGGGCTTCTACGGCTGAAAGCCGCGCCTGGATTTCCTTTTGATCATTTTTATCACCTGGCTGACAAGAGGTAACATAACGGAACGAAAAGGCATTCTGGGTTGGGTTGGGGCGTGTTTTATTGGGGAGTTCTGCTGGCGGCACCCTTTGGCCGGGCTGGGATGATGTCGAGAAGATTTCAAGAAGGCATTCGTGTCATTTTTCGGCCGATAATGGTCCACGCGTTTTCACCCGAGATGGTCCACATACTTTCTGCCGAAAGGGTCCAAGCTCGTAATGGTGCGATTCCTCTGAGTAAACCATGGTTTCCTCTCACCATCGGAAACAAGGAGGAGCCATGCGCAGGTGGGAGAAAACAACCATGGAGATTCGAGAGTTGCTAGGTAGGGTGCAAAAGCGACAAAGTAACCATGAGATTTCGCCGCAGATGAAGATCAACAGGAAAACGGTGGCCTGCTATCAAAGATGGGCCAAAGATCAAGGTCTTTTACAAGCGGCATTGCCATCGATCGGGGAGTTGACAGATGTGCTTGAAGACGGATGGAACCCTTCCACGCCGCCTTAGAACACATCCTCTGCAAAACCGTCCCGGGAGCTGGAGGTTGCGGCCGTCTATCAGCAGTTCATGGATAGGGGCCACCATGGGAGTTTGTCATCCGTTTATTGCTTCGTTCGGTCCCTTCAGCCCCGAGGCCCGCGGGCGACTGTGCGGGCGGAGACAGCGCCCGGAGAAGAGGCTCAGACGGTGACCCGTGCCTCGTGCCTTGAGGAAGCCCAGGCTGTTGGGCGTTTTACCCACAAGGTGGTGCAAAACTACCTGGACCATTGCCCTGAGGAGCGCAGCCACACCGCGGCTTGGCTTTTGTGGTTAGGCAGGGAACTGGGAGCCGGCGGCTGGAATCGGCGGGCTCGCGGGCCATCCATTAGGGGGATACATCCTACAACACGATCAAGCTGATTCCGCGAGAAGGCCTAGTGGACGTGCCGGTCGTCGTCCTGTGAGCGGCTCCCCCGCAAAGGCTTTCGCTCGCTCAGCCCAGGAACTCTTTGACCAAGGGTTGGAGGCCTTTCACGAAAAGGACACACGAGCTCATATCTTTGTTGAACCTAAATAGTCAGTTCCAATGAGACCGAATTGGAAAATGGCGCCAAAATGTGGTTTAATTAGTTAATTTCCCTTGAAAAGAGCCTATTTTCCATTATAACTTCTCTATTCAGATACTCCGGTAAACAGGCACCAAAAAAGTGAAAAACACTGTAGCCGATTCTGCCGTTCCTGAAGAGGAATTCAAGGGCAAGAACCTTACCCGGTTCGGAGGTCGCTGTCTCATACTGCGCTTTCTGGATAGCCTCAATGTCCCGGCCCGAATGTCGCCCGTCGGGGAGCAATAGCGAAGACAGATCGGTTATTCCGCTTCGGAAGTCTGCCTTTTGTGAGTTATCCAAAGACCGCTTCGAGCCCGTGGCATGTGCCATCTATGGTCCACATTGCGAACCCGTTTGAGTGGGCAAGTGCGTCTGACAACAAGCATGCTCAACGAAAAGGGCAGAGGATTCACATTCGGCATACGTCGGAGGCTGAACCCATCCATGTAGAGATTTACAACGCTCTTGGGCTGCCGACTCCTCCGCTCAAGAGCGTCGTGAGCGTTGACTGAAAAATCCGTCGTGGAAAAGAAAAAACAATACGCGATAAGAATAACGTACGCGAAAAAATGACAAACTTGGGTTATGTCTCGCATTTCGAGAGATCATAGACCTTTTGGGGAAGAGTTCCGATTTGATTTCTTGCCACTTTTTTAGTGCCAGCACCAGGGTGACTGACTGAGTGCCTTTTGGGGGATCTGGTGGTTATAGCGGCGGACATAGCGATAAAGGGTGCCCCTGAGCTCTTTTGAGGGCAGAAATCGAGTATGTGCGATTGACTCGTTACCCTCCCGCTGTATCACTCAATCATGCCTTGTTTTGGGGACGGCAAGGTTTTACGAGACGGTGCTGAGCACTCGTGTCTTTGCAGACCAGGCCGACAGGGTGTCTTCCCGTGGCCTGCGCTCAGTAATGACGTCGAAGGGTCCCGTGAACTCCTTGCGGTTGTCTGGCAAGTCTTTCGTGATCTTAAATGCAGCCTTTTCAAGAAATCTTTTGAGGAGAAAGGCCCGCAGTAATTTTTCCTGAAAAACAGAGCTTCGCCGGACCGCTTAGGGTGGGCCAACAGAAGTTTTTCTTGACTTTTCATGAGGGTTGAGCATTGTGCGGGTGCAAGACGTAAAGCAAAGGAGTCTCCATGGCCCAAAACAAGCACACCTATCGCGATTTGTTTTCAACGGTTTGGAGTGAGTGTCCGGCCTCCGGCGGGCCTTTTGACTGGATCTCCTTTTTCAGAGTCAGGGGCATGGCGCGATGAAGGTTTTGCGAGCCACTCATATGGAACGCTGCATCGGATGCTATTCGTGTGCCCTTGCGTGCGCGCGGCTTGTGCATCGCTGCCTTTCCTGGCAACATTCCGGCATTCGAATTCGCAGTGCCGGAGGGCTCAGCACAGGCTTTGACGCTCAGCTGTGTCTGGCATGCAACCCGGCTCCGTGCGTTGCAGTCTGCCCCACCGAAGCTTTTTCGCAACGACCGGGAGGCGGCGTCAAGGTGCAAAGGCATTTGTGTATTCGTTGTGGCGCCTGCGCCAAGGCCTGTCCCGTAGAAGCCGTTTGGCTGGATCCTGAAACCCAGGTGCCCATCGTGTGTATTCATTGCGGCCGATGTACGCCTTTCTGTCCTCATGAATGTTTGGAAATGTCTGAAGTGCCCGGTTCCTGACAAGGGAACAAGGATGCATTATGCCGTCTTCCTTTCGTGTCCTCGTGGTGGATTTACATACAGGCCGATCCAAACCTGTGGCATTCGGGACCGTCGACGAACACTTGGGCGGCAGCGGTCTTGCCGCCGCTCTTTTTGAAGCCTACGGAGACCCCAAAGCCCCGTGGGATGATCCGCAGCAGCCCTTGGTGTTCGCAATCGGCCCGCTCACAGGCTATTTGCCGCTCATGAGCAAAGTCGTGTTGGGTTTCAAATCGCCCTACCACGATCAATATGCGGAAAGCCATGCCGGTGGACGCCTGGCCCTGGCGTTGCGTTTTTCCGGATATGACGCCGTGGTGGTCAAGGGCATGGCGCCAAGACCAACCCTTTTGACCATCGGTTCACGGGAAATTCGCCTCCTGGACGCCCACTATCTTTGGGGCATGGACACCTTGGCCACAGGCAAGTGGGTGCGAAAAATTCATCCGGGTGAAAGCGGTCATCGAAGCATTCTACGCATCGGGCCGGCCGGAGAGAATTTGGTATCCTTTGCGGCCATCAATGTGGACACTTATCGCCATTTCGGCCGTCTAGGCGGAGGCGCGGCCATGGGGCGAAAAAGGCTCAAGGCCATGCTGGTCTGCGGAGAGAGAAGCCTTCCCGTCCCGGATCCCAAGGTTTATGCTTCATTTTTTAAGACTGTTTACCAGGAAGCCGTGCGATCCTCCGTGATGCGCAAGTACCACGATCTGGGAACCCCTGAAAACGTTCTTCCTTTGAACGCTCTTCAGGCGTTACCCTGGCGCAACCTTCAAGCCACTCAAGATTCCGGAGCCGAACACATCTCCGGTGAACGCTTTGCACAAGAGCTCCTTTTGCGGCAAACGGCATGCGCGGGATGTCCCGTAGGCTGCATTCATATCGGGCTTTTGCGGGAACGCTTCGGCGAGGAACACGAATACCTCTACCGCCAGGTTTCTTACGATCACGAACCCATCTTCGCCGCAGGATCCATGTTGGGGATTTCTTCCCCGGACCACGTCTTACGACTTTTGGAAACTATAGAACGCCTCGGTTTGGATGCCATCAGTGCGGGCGTCAGTTTGGCATGGGCCACGGAAGCTTTGGAAAAGGGAATCATCACCGAGAAGGATACCTTGGTCCCTCTTCGATTTGGGAACATGGAAGCTTACGAGCAGGCTCTGGCGCATCTGGGAGGTGGCGTCAATGATTTTTACCAAGCCTTAGGCCGAGGAACACTCCATGCCGCAAGACTTTACGGCGGCGAAGACTTTGCGTGCGTGCTCGGCCAAGAAATGGCCGGCTATGCCACCGGTGAAGTTTTCTTCGTTTCCCAAGCCTACGGTTTTCGCCATTCCCATCTGGACAGTGCCGGCTATACCTATGACCAAACCGTTCTCGAAAAAAGCATCGATCAAGCGGTATCCTTTCTTCTGGAAGAGGAAAGACGCCGAGTGCTTCTAACCTCCATGGTGGCGTGCTTGTTTGCGCGAAAACTTTACCCCGAAGAGCGCCTGCAAGAAGCCCTATCGCTTCTTGGCCACAGCGAAGCGGCAAAGAATCTTAAGGGCGTCACAAGGGCCGTGCAGTCCGCTCGATGGAAACTTCGATTTCGCACAGGTTTTAACCCCGATCAGGTCACCATCCCCAAAAGATTCTATGAAGTGACCACATGGAAAGGGCCCATAGACGGTTCCTTTATGGACGAGCTTGCCCGGGCTTACATAAACACCCTTCGACACCTGACCTCCGAAGCTTCCTGA
It encodes the following:
- a CDS encoding glycosyltransferase family 2 protein, with product MSVLLSFVIPVKDEESSLKELADRIFDAVRSCGPAYRSELIFVDDGSTDRSWEVIRSISGRYPEAVKAIRFRRNLGKAFALEAGFRKCDGDVVFTMDADLQDDPKEIPRFLKKLEEGYDLVSGWKKIRHDPLSKTLPSRVFNGVMAWVSGVKLHDFNCGFKCYRREVVNNLHLYGELHRFIPVLVADLGYRVGEIEVEHHPRLYGRSKYGWERYIRGFIDMLTVFATTRWMVKPGHLFGGVGMVLGLIGGLSLIYLFMVWLFGSQPIGKRPLLAFGVLMSLASLQMISLGVVAEFHIKSFSIDLDRYVSERVETHHPSTGCATTQGTK
- a CDS encoding class I SAM-dependent methyltransferase, producing MRIENGVIVGSNGKYEIGNPIARYLISRFDRAVLESIRESSPSSVLEVGCGEGHVTDLILKSGVSRLLATDISVSLIKENSMRSNDPRVTFKVADLMSLSVEERYDLVVCCEVLEHVEDPDRALDILHALDAREYVLSVPREPIWRILNICRGAYLRDLGNSPGHIHHFSRRAFVKFVERRFVVQSIRSPVPWTVLRCRPK
- a CDS encoding C1 family peptidase, producing the protein MKKSIFTMFQRALVLSILTVGIHAASINAQEIEDIAESISRAGARWQARENSISRLHPESRRMLLGAIPETAGPLDEEPLTAAPTTALPPQFDWQNYNGGDYVTGIRNQGLCGSCWAFATTAALESQVLISQKLPGKELDLSEQILISCSNAGDCSGGYVSLASDFLTNPGTAKEACYPYTATNGTCSNACELWTHSAYHFLDWGYTNSGDYATVSEIKNGIYFYGPLVVSMAVYTDFYYYGSGVYSYVWGFFEGYHAILVIGWDDSQSAFICKNSWGTDWGENGYFRIAYSELVSPVRFGYYTYHYKGASGPQTVAEAVVVISGNFDADAAEEFAVAQKLMDSTVLITWYDDSTHGGAQLAQTTTGGVREMAFAAGRFDSDLQDELAMACVQADGTLAVILFDSDGRRIAKAVGGVCFDVSIATGQFDGDAFDEFVVSLRQSNGTLAAITFDQDGRRLGKSVGGACSAPKIASGNFDSDASDDEYVVALRQSDGTLAAISFQGDGTRIGKGVGGRCSEVSVAAGNFRSENDPKQEYVVSLLQSDGTLAAITFYASGERIAKGVGGVCSHPQVTSGTFAGTTPLDGYAVALLQCDATPAVIFYDGEGHRLGKGMQSMVAANASATMADVDRDGYDEGILAWVDDFGLAHWAVFDENGSLIMTAP
- a CDS encoding 4Fe-4S binding protein, producing MKVLRATHMERCIGCYSCALACARLVHRCLSWQHSGIRIRSAGGLSTGFDAQLCLACNPAPCVAVCPTEAFSQRPGGGVKVQRHLCIRCGACAKACPVEAVWLDPETQVPIVCIHCGRCTPFCPHECLEMSEVPGS
- a CDS encoding aldehyde ferredoxin oxidoreductase N-terminal domain-containing protein, producing MPSSFRVLVVDLHTGRSKPVAFGTVDEHLGGSGLAAALFEAYGDPKAPWDDPQQPLVFAIGPLTGYLPLMSKVVLGFKSPYHDQYAESHAGGRLALALRFSGYDAVVVKGMAPRPTLLTIGSREIRLLDAHYLWGMDTLATGKWVRKIHPGESGHRSILRIGPAGENLVSFAAINVDTYRHFGRLGGGAAMGRKRLKAMLVCGERSLPVPDPKVYASFFKTVYQEAVRSSVMRKYHDLGTPENVLPLNALQALPWRNLQATQDSGAEHISGERFAQELLLRQTACAGCPVGCIHIGLLRERFGEEHEYLYRQVSYDHEPIFAAGSMLGISSPDHVLRLLETIERLGLDAISAGVSLAWATEALEKGIITEKDTLVPLRFGNMEAYEQALAHLGGGVNDFYQALGRGTLHAARLYGGEDFACVLGQEMAGYATGEVFFVSQAYGFRHSHLDSAGYTYDQTVLEKSIDQAVSFLLEEERRRVLLTSMVACLFARKLYPEERLQEALSLLGHSEAAKNLKGVTRAVQSARWKLRFRTGFNPDQVTIPKRFYEVTTWKGPIDGSFMDELARAYINTLRHLTSEAS